The Planctomycetaceae bacterium genome has a segment encoding these proteins:
- a CDS encoding tetratricopeptide repeat protein, whose amino-acid sequence MPFRKPFCLLAMSVVVISAGCSSGRSWKGWNRFLAAGDQAVETDPLAGSKTELSSEFKTAQKSLEEPDKAQLAFARWKEDMGQHAEARQRYQEILTADPDNLSARLGIARIEFATGRASEAQKILQAAAARNPGSAEVWIELGRIQAKRDAWTEAIASFQKATDINATDQVARYELGIAYARAGHLTEAMNHLDYAVGEAAAMYNVGFVLSEQNRMSEAAAWFERSLAAHPDVRTRDQAERMLARAGGNPAMRRVSQSGQSSAFGQPIVQSAAVPQIRPSSSFAPAITPQQGIASSGQASSMFASQASSARQPGIVKQASSSTTVNGIPAATAQYTSDPQAGTTLPVITAQPASMTMPVVRSADHVRSGDVRSADGSSGPAQWNGPQSTSPPVFGNGAATASGNIPVEPEPWRPGR is encoded by the coding sequence ATGCCCTTTCGGAAACCCTTCTGTCTGCTGGCAATGTCGGTCGTTGTGATTTCCGCCGGGTGCAGTTCCGGCCGTTCCTGGAAGGGCTGGAACCGCTTTCTGGCCGCCGGAGATCAGGCTGTCGAAACGGATCCGCTGGCCGGCAGCAAGACGGAACTGAGCTCTGAGTTCAAGACCGCTCAAAAGAGCCTGGAAGAGCCTGACAAGGCTCAGCTTGCCTTTGCCCGCTGGAAGGAAGACATGGGCCAGCATGCGGAAGCCCGGCAGCGGTATCAGGAAATTCTGACCGCCGATCCGGACAACCTTTCCGCGAGACTCGGGATCGCCCGAATTGAATTCGCCACCGGGCGAGCGTCGGAGGCTCAGAAGATTTTGCAGGCCGCCGCGGCGCGAAATCCCGGCAGCGCAGAAGTCTGGATCGAGCTTGGACGAATTCAGGCGAAACGTGACGCGTGGACCGAAGCGATTGCCAGCTTTCAGAAGGCCACCGACATCAATGCCACTGATCAGGTGGCGCGCTACGAACTGGGCATCGCATATGCCCGGGCCGGGCACCTGACGGAAGCGATGAACCACCTGGACTATGCCGTCGGTGAAGCGGCGGCGATGTACAACGTGGGCTTTGTTTTGAGTGAGCAGAACCGCATGTCTGAAGCGGCTGCCTGGTTTGAACGTTCGCTGGCGGCTCATCCGGACGTTCGCACCAGAGATCAGGCCGAACGCATGCTGGCACGCGCCGGCGGCAATCCGGCAATGCGTCGCGTATCGCAGTCGGGCCAGTCATCGGCCTTCGGGCAGCCGATCGTGCAGTCCGCCGCAGTTCCTCAGATCCGACCGAGTTCCTCATTCGCCCCGGCCATCACGCCGCAGCAGGGAATCGCGTCGTCCGGGCAGGCGTCGTCGATGTTCGCGTCGCAGGCATCTTCGGCCAGACAGCCGGGGATCGTGAAGCAGGCTTCGTCGTCGACCACGGTCAACGGAATCCCTGCCGCCACGGCTCAGTACACGTCGGACCCTCAGGCGGGAACAACTCTGCCCGTGATCACGGCACAACCGGCTTCGATGACGATGCCGGTTGTCAGGTCGGCGGATCATGTTCGTTCCGGAGACGTTCGATCCGCTGACGGCAGCAGCGGTCCGGCTCAGTGGAATGGTCCGCAGTCGACGTCGCCGCCAGTGTTTGGAAACGGAGCGGCAACCGCTTCGGGAAA
- a CDS encoding inorganic pyrophosphatase — MSFPQPFYRWRPHPWHGLQVGPDPPHLVHAFIEITPFDLVKYEVDKVTGYLRVDRPQRTSSQPPALYGFVPRTYCGPRVAALMPQAKRGDADPLDICVLSERPINKSEVILNARVIGGLPMLDHGEADDKIIAVLATDAIWSHVEDLDELPQALVQRLRHYFTTYKVMPGDTSTQVSIDTIYDRAHAEKVIEASIADYDEEFGSQ, encoded by the coding sequence ATGAGTTTTCCGCAGCCTTTTTATCGGTGGCGCCCTCATCCGTGGCATGGACTTCAGGTCGGCCCCGATCCGCCGCACCTGGTTCACGCCTTCATCGAAATCACACCGTTCGACCTCGTGAAGTACGAAGTCGACAAAGTCACGGGATACCTGCGAGTCGACCGGCCGCAACGGACGTCATCGCAGCCCCCGGCTCTGTACGGCTTTGTCCCGAGAACGTACTGCGGTCCACGTGTCGCAGCGCTGATGCCTCAGGCCAAACGCGGCGATGCCGACCCGCTGGACATCTGCGTTCTGAGTGAACGGCCGATCAACAAGTCCGAAGTCATCCTCAACGCGCGAGTCATTGGCGGACTGCCGATGCTGGATCATGGAGAAGCCGACGACAAGATCATCGCAGTGCTGGCGACCGACGCGATCTGGTCACACGTCGAGGATCTCGACGAACTTCCCCAGGCTCTCGTCCAGCGACTTCGCCACTATTTCACGACGTACAAAGTGATGCCCGGCGACACGTCGACGCAGGTGTCGATCGACACAATTTATGACCGCGCGCATGCCGAAAAGGTGATCGAAGCGTCAATCGCCGACTACGACGAAGAATTCGGCAGCCAGTGA